DNA sequence from the Pseudoduganella plicata genome:
CGCCTCGCGCCATCCCGGCAAGATGCACGCCTGCGGGCATGACGGCCACACGGCCATGCTGCTGGGTGCGGCGTATCACCTGGCGCGCCAGCGCGATTTCGACGGCACTGTCTACCTGATCTTCCAGCCCGCCGAGGAAGGCGGCGCCGGCGCCCGCCGCATGATCGAAGATGGCCTGTTCGACCGTTTCCCGATGGACGCGATCTATGGCATGCACAACTGGCCCGGCTACGCGGCCGGCACGATGAACGTCTGTACGGGCCCGATGATGGCGTCGTCCAACGAATTCCACGTGACCGTGCGCGGCAAAGGCGCCCATGCGGCGCAGCCGCACAACGGCATCGATCCCGTCATGATTGCCGTGCAGATCGCGCAGGCGTGGCAGACAATCATTACCCGCAACAAGAGCCCGCTCGATACGGCCGTGCTGTCGATCACGCAGATCCATGCGGGCAGTGCCACCAACGTCATTCCCGACACGGCCGAACTGGTCGGCACGGTGCGCACGTTCACGACCCCGGTCCTCGACCTGATCGAGCGGCGCATGGGGCAGCTGGCCGAAGGCATCGCGGCCGGGTTTGACGCGGAAGTGGACTTCACGTTCAAGCGCAACTATCCACCGCTCGTCAATCACGCGACGGAAACGGCCTTTGCCGTGGACGTGATGAAGGAAGTCGTGGGCATGGACCGCGTCAATGCCAATGTCGAGCCGACGATGGGCGCCGAGGACTTCGCCTTCTTCTTGCAGGAAAAGCCGGGCTGCTACATCTTCATCGGCAACGGCGAAGGCGAGCACCGCGATGGTGGCCACGGCCTCGGCCCCTGCGTGCTGCACAACGGCAGCTACGACTTCAACGACAACCTGCTGCCCGTTGGCGCCAGCTTCTGGGTGCGGCTGGTGGAACGGGCACTGCCGCTGCGCTGATCAGTTGGGCAACCGGTCGGGCGCGTCGCCCACGCGCAGGCCGGGATTCAGGCGCTCCAACGCCAGCAGCGCGGCCGCATGGTCGGCTTGCGGATACACATCGCGGATCGACTCGTAGCGCTCCGTCACCAGGCTGGTGACGGGCAGCGCCACCCCGGCTGCCGCCGCCGCGGCGAGGATGTTGTACATGTCCTTCAGTTGCGTCGTCACCTGGCCGCCAGGCATGAAGTTTCGCTCCAGCATGCGCTGACCGTGCACTTCTAGGATACGGCTTTCGGCAAAGCCACCGCGGATCGCGGCACGCACGGCGGCAGGGTCGGCCCCGGCCGCCTGTGCCAGCAACAACGCCTCCGCCACGATATTGATCGTGCCGCCGACGATCAACTGGTTACACAGCTTGGCCACCTGGCCCGCGCCGGCAGGGCCGACGTGGGTCAATCGTCCCATCGCCGCCAGCACCGGACGGGCCTGTTCGACGTCCGCCTCCTCTCCCCGGCCATGATCGCCAAGGTACCCGCCTGGGCGCCGCCGACGCCGCCCGACACGGGTGCGTCGACGAACCGGCAACCGGCCGCCTGCAGCCTGGTATTGAAATCCTGCGCTTCACCCTGGCGCGTCGAGCTCATGTCGATCCACAGCGCGCCAGGGCGCAGTGCCGGCAATGCGCTGCCGATCACTTCTCCGACCACCGGCCCGGATTCCAGCATGGAGATGACGATATCGGCGTCGCGCACGGCATCGGCCAGCAGCGGGACCGGCACGGCGCCGCTGTCGGCCAGGGCCTCGGCCTTGTTGACGGTACGGTTCCATGCGTGGATGGCCAGGCCAGCCGCGCGCAGCCGGCGGACCATCGGGTTACCCATCAGCCCTATACCGAGAAAAGCGATTTTCGAAAACAATGGCACTCTTTGCACTCCATGGATCGTTGATTGTCACGATTCTAACAACTACGGCACGGGCGGAAGGAATGTACGAGAATGGGTACAATATCAGGATTGCCTTATCGCCACGGACAAGGCACCACTATTTTGAGAGAACCAAATGAAAAAAATCATTGCGGCGGTGATCGCCTTGATGGCCGCACAGGCGGCATTTGCTGCCGACGGCAAGCTGGTCGATACGACGTATGGCGAATTCGGCTCGGCATCGAAAGTGCGCATGGCACGCCTGGGCGCCACCCAGGACTGGAAACCCAGCTGGAGCTGGTTCGAGTCCAACGGCACCCACCTGACAGGTTACTGGGACGCCAGCATCGGCTACTGGCAACTGCGCCAGTACAAGAACGTGCCGGGCGATAAGTCGCACATCGTCGACATCGGCTTCACGCCCGTGTTCCGCTTCGAGAACACCAACAAGCTGGGCCTGTACGCCGAGATCGGCATCGGCGCACACCTGCTGTCCCACCACTACGACAACAACGACGACGGCCTGTCGACCGCCTTCCAGTTCGGTGACCATATCGGTATCGGCTACGTCTTCAACAAGAACTGGGAAGTGGCCCTCAAGATGCAACACTTCTCGAACGCGAGCATCAAGAAGCCGAACAGCGGCGTCGATTATGGCGTCATCAAGCTGGCTTATCGCTTCTGATCTGATTCGCTTTACCCGCATTGCAGCCCGCCCTCTGGCGGGCTTTTTATTGGTTCTACGCGGAATACGGGGAAAGACGGGCTTGACGATCTAAGCAGGAGGTGGCGGCGGAGGTTTGAAGTTGGTAGATTGATAGTCGCCAAACAAGTCAATCTTTCAAACCACCGCCATGCTCAATGCTATGTCGTCTCTCCCGTTTTGGGAAGGCCATATTGTTCGTTCCGTCGAAGACCTTGAGGACGGGGCCCTGCTGATCATTCTCGATACGTGCCCTGCAAGCGAGCCCCAGTGCGGGGCATGTCGGCGGCCCTGCTCGCTGGTCCATGAGCGGCGCAGACGCAAGGTGCGCGACCGCGACTGCCTGGACAGACGGGTATGGCTTGATTTGCCGATCCGGCGGCTGGACTGCCATCACTGCAATGCCCGCGTCACTGAGCATATCTCGTGGCTTGACCGGCGCGCACGCATCACACATCGTGTTCGCGTGTGGGTTGAGGCCTTGGCGCAGCTACTGCCCATAGCGCATGTGGCTCGGCTGACGGGACTGCACTGGCATACCATCAAGGACATTGATCATCAGCGGCTGCAGCGCTTGCATGGCGACTTCTCGGCGAACGATGTTCGGCGCCTGGTCATGGACGAATTCGCCTTGCACAAGGGCCATCGCTATGCCACCGTCGCACTCGATGCCGAACGCATGAAAGTGCTATGGGTCGGGGAAGGCAACAGCCGGGAAGCAATACGGCCGTTCTTCGAGAAGCTAGGGCCCGAAGGCTGCCAGCGGATTGAAGCCGTCGCGATGGATATGAATAGCGCTATGGATCTCG
Encoded proteins:
- a CDS encoding M20 aminoacylase family protein — protein: MKLVEPIIAFQSELQQIRRDLHAHPELCYEEVRTSDAVAARLTEWGIPVVRGLGLTGVVGIIKNGSSNRAIGLRADMDALPMQEVNTFAHASRHPGKMHACGHDGHTAMLLGAAYHLARQRDFDGTVYLIFQPAEEGGAGARRMIEDGLFDRFPMDAIYGMHNWPGYAAGTMNVCTGPMMASSNEFHVTVRGKGAHAAQPHNGIDPVMIAVQIAQAWQTIITRNKSPLDTAVLSITQIHAGSATNVIPDTAELVGTVRTFTTPVLDLIERRMGQLAEGIAAGFDAEVDFTFKRNYPPLVNHATETAFAVDVMKEVVGMDRVNANVEPTMGAEDFAFFLQEKPGCYIFIGNGEGEHRDGGHGLGPCVLHNGSYDFNDNLLPVGASFWVRLVERALPLR
- a CDS encoding acyloxyacyl hydrolase is translated as MKKIIAAVIALMAAQAAFAADGKLVDTTYGEFGSASKVRMARLGATQDWKPSWSWFESNGTHLTGYWDASIGYWQLRQYKNVPGDKSHIVDIGFTPVFRFENTNKLGLYAEIGIGAHLLSHHYDNNDDGLSTAFQFGDHIGIGYVFNKNWEVALKMQHFSNASIKKPNSGVDYGVIKLAYRF